A genomic window from Agrobacterium tumefaciens includes:
- a CDS encoding response regulator, whose amino-acid sequence MAKILITEDEDALRAFVARALRLDGHETHEAADGEQGLEKLQETSFDLLLSDIRMPVMDGIELAHRAAERFPAMRILLMTGYAEQRERADDLATKIVDVVSKPFALPDIRKAVARALAA is encoded by the coding sequence ATGGCGAAAATTCTGATTACCGAAGACGAGGATGCATTGCGGGCTTTCGTCGCCCGCGCGCTGCGTCTCGACGGTCACGAGACCCATGAGGCGGCTGACGGCGAGCAGGGGCTGGAGAAGCTTCAGGAGACCAGTTTCGATCTTCTTCTTTCGGATATTCGCATGCCGGTCATGGATGGCATCGAGCTGGCGCACCGCGCCGCCGAACGCTTCCCGGCCATGCGTATCTTGCTGATGACCGGTTATGCCGAACAGCGCGAACGGGCTGATGATCTGGCGACGAAGATTGTGGACGTGGTTTCCAAACCCTTTGCGCTTCCGGATATTCGCAAGGCGGTGGCGCGGGCGCTGGCGGCCTGA